The following are encoded in a window of Fulvia fulva chromosome 7, complete sequence genomic DNA:
- a CDS encoding putative tubulin--tyrosine ligase produces the protein MADHTIHAIIDYEDAYVQPLLLSAIRARLPAELLILIKDLSQLPSPADRLLQWRQYESIDFDHLIENSTTSLANSYVIRKALIRKHYLSTTISHWLTKHANSLLKDHVKPSVEFEVDYAEFLDDALVEAFELKESWTRNEALDEDSDQREWWILKPGMSDRGQGIRLFSSEEELQTIFEEWDPPSDDEDDDATSQQDMNPSTTDKDEGNGVITSQLRHFVAQPYISNPLLLPQPHPSAGRKFHIRTYVLAVGALQVYVSKPMLALFAGQPYTLPSSVSAPNDDLSAHLTNTCLQTGEREGSVHAFWSLPSHIEGIDSKDWREDVFQQICSITGEVFEAAARSMGIHFQPLPNAFEIFGLDFMVDAKGTTWMLEVNAFPDFAQTGGELKDLVLDLMGDVVEVGVKPFFGVEGDVSTTKMERVLDIDLGRR, from the coding sequence ATGGCAGACCACACGATACATGCCATCATCGACTACGAGGATGCCTATGTCCAGCCGTTACTACTATCTGCTATTCGGGCAAGACTACCAGCAGAGCTGCTGATTCTCATCAAGGATCTCTCACAGCTGCCATCCCCGGCTGACAGACTCTTGCAATGGCGGCAATACGAAAGCATAGACTTCGACCACCTCATTGAGAACTCTACAACAAGTCTGGCGAATAGCTATGTGATCAGGAAGGCTCTTATCAGGAAGCACTACTTGTCAACGACAATTTCGCATTGGCTGACTAAGCATGCCAACAGCTTGCTGAAAGATCACGTCAAGCCCAGTGTCGAGTTCGAAGTGGATTATGCGGAGTTTCTGGATGATGCCTTAGTCGAGGCCTTCGAGTTGAAGGAGAGTTGGACTAGGAATGAAGCTCTCGACGAAGACTCCGACCAGAGGGAATGGTGGATACTGAAACCTGGCATGAGTGACCGCGGTCAAGGGATCAGACTCTTCAGTTCTGAGGAAGAACTCCAAACCATCTTCGAGGAATGGGATCCACCATCCGACGATGAAGACGACGATGCTACCTCTCAGCAAGACATGAACCCCTCCACGACTGACAAAGACGAAGGCAACGGCGTAATAACCTCCCAACTCCGCCACTTCGTCGCACAACCCTACATCTCCAACCCTCTCCTCTTACCACAACCCCACCCCTCAGCAGGTCGAAAGTTCCACATCCGCACCTACGTCCTCGCCGTAGGCGCGCTGCAAGTCTACGTAAGCAAACCAATGCTCGCCCTCTTCGCCGGACAACCCTACACCCTTCCATCCTCAGTCTCAGCACCAAACGACGACCTCTCAGCACATTTGACAAATACATGTCTCCAAACCGGCGAGCGCGAAGGCAGTGTCCACGCCTTCTGGTCCCTTCCCTCTCATATCGAAGGCATCGACAGCAAAGACTGGCGAGAAGACGTCTTCCAACAAATCTGCTCCATCACCGGCGAAGTCTTCGAAGCTGCTGCGAGGAGTATGGGGATCCATTTCCAGCCTTTGCCAAATGCGTTTGAGATTTTTGGGCTGGATTTCATGGTTGATGCGAAAGGGACAACGTGGATGCTTGAAGTGAATGCGTTTCCGGACTTTGCGCAGACGGGTGGGGAGTTGAAGGATTTGGTGCTGGATCTGATGGGGGATGTGGTGGAGGTGGGCGTGAAGCCGTTTTTTGGGGTGGAGGGGGATGTTTCTACGACGAAGATGGAGAGGGTTTTGGATATTGACCTTGGGAGGCGATGA
- a CDS encoding Putative ATP-dependent RNA helicase yields the protein MADTLPQALQKLTLASQSVDDDIDDLLDQVKPRKRLRKSPDDVKKKLGADFLTPSTSFSPEWLDRLQQRWDAPTNYNELFALGPTQTRTIIRFTREGLEGRATGYKEVTVPANSATAKNSTSLRRKPASRAEFVRGAAGFYPFAPGGLDAVEATAAYEDELFQQNEANGVRKSSKLSKVINFAAGGGLLEVPPGFKRGLRVPDKPKQDDESAKEVEEVLDEETDDQHPQSNGVPLPKEDGEADDSEEGEGEEDIDDLLPLEFPALAAHGPLAMARNKHGGREWAHMVDVNRDVTNFRELVPEMARDWPFELDTFQKEAVYHLENGDSVFVAAHTSAGKTVVAEYAIALAAKHMTKAIYTSPIKALSNQKFRDFRTEFDDVGILTGDVQIRPEASCLIMTTEILRSMLYRGADLIRDVEFVIFDEVHYVNDSERGVVWEEVIIMLPEHVTLICLSATVPNTYEFASWVGRTKKKDIYVISTPKRPVPLEHYLWADKKMFKIVDASKHFIEKGWKDANDALTGRDKVIEAEKKAKEKEEAAVAAGRGGRGGRGQQNGRGGQQRGGGNQRGGPQQRGRGQPATRGQGNIARTGRGGGRTTAAQDRNIWVHLVQHLRKEDMLPCTIFVFSKKRCEENADALSNLDFNTAAEKSAVHMILEKSLTRLKPDDRTLPQIRRIRELLSRGIAVHHGGLLPIVKECVEILFAKTLVKVLFATETFAMGLNLPTRTVIFSGFRKYDNKQFRDLLPGEYTQMAGRAGRRGLDSVGYVIIVSPGADEAPPAGRLRQMMLGQPTKLRSQFRLTYNMILNLLRVEALKIEEMIKRSFSENATQALLPEHEKQIKVSEADLDKVVRQQCDICDQDIDACHEASVEYQRLTASLHLSMLATPVGRRLIQAKRLVVFRGKNDVRTAGIILRDGVTKGSPPTVQLLEVISRNPRKRQDPDFLPYLPRFRRRFVPLPQTENDMQLRTTTVPLDDVEALTGSHIQMDLAAVLQKDKDALADVKKELLETCSSWTSSSWNELDYYKWLKEMDIRTLLDTRSKAAREAQERACIHCDNFPKHFAMAHDQWVIKDKIDSIRQLMSDQNLQLLPDYQQRISVLKDLGFIDDQSRVELKGKVACEIHSADELVLTELVLENVLADYEPEEIVALLSSFVFQEKTEMTPTMTTALEKGQETIVKIAEKVNHYQILHQVILSSDDSNDFVSRPRFGLVEVVYEWARGMPFSRITDLTDVLEGTIVRVITRLDETCREVKNAARIIGDPTLFTKMQTCQELIKRDICATASLYM from the coding sequence ATGGCGGACACTCTGCCTCAAGCGCTGCAGAAGCTGACACTCGCGTCTCAAAGCGTCGACGATGATATAGACGACCTGCTGGACCAGGTCAAACCACGCAAACGCCTTCGCAAGTCGCCCGATGATGTCAAGAAGAAGTTGGGGGCAGACTTTCTGACGCCTTCGACATCCTTCAGTCCAGAATGGCTGGACCGGCTGCAGCAGAGATGGGACGCTCCTACCAATTACAACGAGCTGTTCGCCCTTGGACCAACACAGACCAGGACCATTATTCGATTTACCAGAGAGGGGCTTGAGGGCCGAGCGACGGGCTACAAAGAAGTCACTGTGCCCGCGAACAGTGCTACAGCGAAGAACTCGACTTCACTACGCAGAAAACCAGCGAGTCGAGCGGAGTTCGTGAGAGGCGCAGCAGGTTTCTACCCTTTTGCGCCTGGCGGTCTCGATGCGGTCGAAGCTACAGCCGCGTATGAAGACGAACTCTTCCAGCAAAACGAGGCGAATGGTGTTCGAAAGTCTAGCAAGCTGAGCAAGGTCATAAACTTTGCTGCTGGAGGCGGTCTCCTGGAAGTGCCTCCAGGCTTCAAGCGTGGACTTCGAGTACCTGACAAGCCGAAGCAGGATGACGAGAGTGCAAAGGAAGTGGAGGAAGTCCTCGATGAGGAGACCGATGACCAGCACCCACAATCAAATGGTGTGCCACTGCCCAAGGAGGACGGTGAAGCTGACGACAGCGAGGAAGGTGAAGGCGAGGAAGACATTGACGACCTACTTCCGCTCGAGTTCCCGGCCCTTGCCGCACACGGACCTCTGGCGATGGCACGCAACAAGCATGGTGGCAGAGAATGGGCACATATGGTTGACGTCAATCGCGACGTCACGAACTTTAGGGAACTCGTGCCAGAGATGGCTCGAGACTGGCCATTCGAGCTCGACACATTTCAGAAAGAAGCAGTGTATCACCTCGAGAATGGCGATTCGGTGTTCGTTGCAGCTCACACATCTGCCGGCAAGACTGTCGTTGCTGAGTATGCCATTGCTCTGGCAGCCAAGCACATGACGAAAGCCATCTACACATCACCTATCAAAGCACTCAGCAATCAGAAGTTCAGAGACTTCCGGACCGAGTTCGACGATGTGGGTATCCTGACCGGAGACGTGCAGATAAGACCCGAAGCGAGCTGTCTCATCATGACGACCGAGATTCTTCGCAGCATGCTCTATCGAGGAGCCGATCTGATTCGGGATGTGGAGTTTGTCATATTTGATGAGGTGCACTATGTCAACGACTCTGAGCGTGGAGTCGTTTGGGAAGAGGTCATCATCATGTTACCAGAGCACGTCACGCTGATCTGCTTGTCGGCGACAGTGCCGAACACATACGAGTTCGCTTCTTGGGTCGGACGGACGAAGAAGAAGGACATCTATGTCATCTCTACACCCAAGCGCCCTGTGCCGCTTGAACATTACCTCTGGGCCGACAAGAAGATGTTCAAGATCGTGGACGCCAGCAAGCATTTTATCGAGAAAGGCTGGAAGGATGCTAATGATGCTCTCACTGGCCGCGACAAAGTCATCGAAGCTGAGAAGAAAGCCAAGGAGAAAGAAGAAGCCGCTGTCGCAGCCGGTCGTGGTGGTCGCGGTGGTCGTGGTCAGCAAAATGGTCGAGGGGGTCAGCAGCGCGGAGGCGGCAATCAGCGAGGCGGCCCACAGCAACGAGGCAGAGGTCAGCCCGCGACTCGAGGGCAAGGGAACATCGCTCGGACAGGTCGTGGTGGAGGCCGAACCACAGCTGCTCAAGACCGTAACATCTGGGTGCATCTGGTCCAGCATCTGCGTAAAGAAGACATGCTTCCATGCACTATCTTCGTCTTCTCAAAGAAGCGCTGTGAAGAAAACGCCGACGCTTTGTCAAACCTTGACTTCAACACTGCTGCCGAGAAGAGCGCTGTACACATGATTTTGGAGAAGTCTTTGACGCGACTGAAGCCGGATGACAGGACGCTACCACAAATTCGCCGCATCCGTGAGCTACTCAGTAGAGGCATTGCCGTCCATCATGGCGGTCTCCTGCCGATCGTGAAAGAGTGCGTCGAGATTCTCTTTGCAAAGACACTGGTGAAGGTACTTTTCGCCACGGAGACGTTCGCCATGGGTCTCAATCTGCCGACCAGGACTGTCATTTTCTCTGGCTTCCGCAAGTACGACAACAAGCAGTTCCGAGACCTGCTGCCAGGCGAGTATACTCAGATGGCCGGTCGAGCTGGTCGCAGAGGTCTGGATTCGGTCGGCTACGTTATCATCGTGTCGCCCGGAGCAGATGAAGCGCCGCCAGCGGGCCGTCTGAGGCAGATGATGCTTGGACAGCCGACCAAGCTCCGGTCGCAGTTCCGTCTGACATATAACATGATTCTGAATCTGCTTCGTGTAGAGGCGCTGAAGATCGAGGAGATGATCAAGCGATCTTTCTCCGAGAATGCCACACAAGCACTACTACCAGAGCATGAGAAGCAGATTAAGGTCTCCGAAGCTGATCTAGACAAGGTCGTGCGACAGCAGTGCGACATCTGCGATCAAGACATTGATGCGTGTCACGAAGCCAGCGTTGAGTATCAGCGGCTCACGGCCAGCCTCCATCTGTCTATGCTTGCTACTCCAGTCGGTCGTCGCCTGATTCAGGCCAAGCGCTTGGTCGTTTTTCGTGGCAAGAACGATGTTCGAACGGCTGGCATCATCCTCCGAGACGGTGTGACAAAAGGATCGCCACCAACGGTCCAGCTCCTCGAAGTGATCTCTCGTAATCCACGCAAACGCCAGGACCCAGACTTCTTACCATACCTGCCTCGGTTCAGAAGACGTTTCGTACCACTTCCGCAGACGGAGAACGACATGCAATTACGCACCACCACCGTGCCATTGGACGATGTGGAAGCGCTGACAGGGTCACACATTCAGATGGACCTTGCAGCTGTGCTCCAGAAGGACAAAGATGCCCTCGCCGATGTCAAGAAAGAGCTCCTAGAAACATGCTCATCATGGACCTCGTCAAGCTGGAACGAGCTTGACTACTACAAGTGGCTCAAGGAGATGGACATCAGAACACTTCTCGATACCCGCAGCAAAGCGGCGAGAGAAGCTCAGGAGCGCGCTTGCATTCACTGCGACAACTTTCCCAAGCACTTCGCCATGGCCCACGATCAATGGGTCATCAAGGACAAAATCGACTCCATCCGTCAACTCATGTCCGATCAAAACCTCCAACTCCTCCCCGACTACCAGCAACGCATCAGCGTCCTTAAAGACCTCGGCTTCATCGATGATCAATCCCGTGTCGAGCTAAAGGGCAAGGTCGCCTGTGAGATCCACTCCGCAGACGAGCTCGTCTTGACCGAACTCGTCCTCGAGAACGTCCTAGCAGACTACGAACCCGAAGAAATCGTCGCACTCCTCTCCTCCTTCGTCTTCCAGGAAAAGACAGAAATGACACCGACCATGACCACCGCCCTCGAGAAAGGCCAAGAGACGATCGTCAAGATTGCTGAGAAAGTCAACCACTACCAAATCTTACATCAAGTCATCCTCTCGTCTGACGACTCCAATGATTTCGTGTCCCGGCCGCGGTTTGGACTGGTGGAAGTGGTGTATGAATGGGCGAGAGGTATGCCGTTTAGTCGGATCACGGACTTGACGGATGTGCTGGAGGGCACGATTGTGAGGGTCATCACGAGGTTGGATGAGACGTGTAGGGAGGTCAAGAATGCGGCGAGGATTATTGGAGATCCGACGCTGTTCACGAAGATGCAGACGTGTCAGGAGCTGATTAAGAGGGATATTTGTGCTACTGCTAGTTTGTATATGTAG
- a CDS encoding Avr4 — protein MHYTTLLLSTLLVGTALAQPTNPPAKTPKKAPKTQPYNPCKPQEVIDTKCMGPKDCLYPNPDSCTTYIQCVPLDEVGNAKPVVKPCPKGLQWNDNVGKKWCDYPNLSTCPVKTPQPKPKKGGVGGKKASVGHPGY, from the coding sequence ATGCACTACACAACCCTCCTCCTAAGCACTCTCCTAGTCGGCACAGCCCTCGCCCAACCCACAAATCCTCCTGCGAAGACTCCCAAGAAGGCCCCCAAAACTCAACCATACAACCCATGCAAGCCCCAAGAAGTCATCGACACCAAGTGTATGGGTCCCAAGGATTGTCTCTACCCGAACCCCGACAGTTGTACAACCTACATACAGTGTGTACCGCTCGACGAAGTTGGCAATGCGAAGCCTGTGGTTAAGCCATGTCCAAAAGGACTGCAGTGGAACGATAACGTTGGCAAGAAGTGGTGCGACTATCCAAACCTGAGTACGTGTCCGGTAAAGACGCCGCAACCGAAGCCGAAGAAGGGAGGTGTCGGAGGGAAGAAGGCGTCGGTTGGACATCCTGGCTATTGA